A segment of the Candidatus Pelagisphaera phototrophica genome:
AGCGCGTGCGAGCGCCACGGCATTGGCCGCATCGTCAATTACGAGCACCGCGATGATGGCAGACTTCTTTATCTTTTGATTTAGTTCCGTGGGAAACATATTTGAAGAGGCTATTGATTTATTGGCTCGCTGATTCGATATTGAGAGGTTGCCCGCTACCTTAAAATTACTCAGGATCAGTATTTGCTTGTCAGTATAGTTGACAAGTAAGACAGTAATGCAGACACTCTGGCTATCGCTGTCGATATGTCAATGGAAACCAAAGGTTTGGCGACATCACTTTTCAAGGCGCTCGATACGCTCAATCTACTGAGTGGCTGTTCGGACGGTGCTCTGATTGGGGAAGTCGTCTCGGAAATGGGCCTTCCGCGTAGCAGCCTGATCCGCATTTTAGATAGTCTGATGCACTATGGGCTAGTTGAGCGTAATTTGGAGCGGCGGTATCGTGTGACCTCGAAGTTTCGGGATTGGCGGTCGGAGGACCGGGACGAAAAGCTCGTATCAAAATACCGGCCCTTACTAAGAAAGATCGCTGACGAGGTGGGTGAAATGGCGGTCTTGGGCCGGCTACAGGGAAGGAGGATCTTCCATCTTCATTACGAGGAGCCCGATTGCCGCGTTCGCGTAGTGCCACCGGTGGGAAGGGCTTTTGCCATTGAGAAGATGGCGATGGGCAAACTAGCCTTAAGCCAGCGTCCGGACCTGATTCCGGAAGGGGGTTCCAACGAACTTCGCAAGGAAATCGCTCGGGCGGGAAAAGATGGATTTTCCTGGAATCGAAGTGAGTCAGAAGAGGGCATCATTGCTTGGGGTGCCTGGCTGGAAGATCCATCGCCGCTGTCTCCGATGATTGCGGTCACTTGGCCGTCTTTCCGATATTCGGACAAAGGCCTGGCTCAGGTTGAAAGGCTTCTGGCCACAAGCCTTTAGCCGATTCCCGAAAGGCCTGAGCCTGGGCGAGCTCTTCTGGACTAATGAGGGTTTCGACGTGTGCGAGCAGTTGTTTCAGCTTGTCCGTAGCGTTGTAAAGCTGCTCGTCCTGTCCGTTCCACATAAACGAGTGAACCGCTTTGGAAAGTTTTCCGAGGGATCGCGAAGCCGCGATGAAACGAGCTGCTCGTTGCCTTTCGTGTTCCGGGAGAACGGTCGAGGTCTGGTCAAGGGTATTGCGAAAGCCTTCCATTACTTTGAAAAGATCCTCGTACCTTTTGTGTCCCGCGAGAAATTTGATTTGCTCTTGGGATTTTATGATACTCGCAAAAAAAGCTCCGATCGGAGGTCTTTGCTCGCTCGATTGAACGGATTGGAGAAAGGCCTCATCGCTGGCCTTAGTGGTGCGAGACTCCTCGCTGGCGAAAGTCAATTGAGCCAGGCAGGGCCCACAGGCAATTGCGTTGAAAGGGGGAAAATTGGAGGTGCTTCAGGGGTGGTGCTACTCATTCAGTAGGTGAATCGGAGAAGCTGAAAAAGGCTTAATAGTATTCAATGTGAATTGGGTTAATTTCGTAGATTGCTTAGGAGTTTTGGCGGAAGCGACGATTATTGCGTAGGGTGATTTCAGGTGGCATCCGTAAAACCACGTACACAGTTTCATAAATCCGAGCCAAACGACTTTCGATAGGCCAGAGGAGACGCACCTTTCCTTTTGGAGAACTGGCGGGTGAAGTAGTTGCTGTCGTTGAAACCCACCTCGAACGCGATTTGAGACACGGTCAGCCTAGAGTTGCGAAGAAGGCGCATCGCATTTTGTAGCCTGAGCTGGATCAGGTATTCGAAGGGCGGCAAGCCAGTCGCTTTGGTAAAAGTGCGCATGAAATGGCTGCGGGACAAGCGAGACATCTCAATGAAATCATCCAACTTCCAGTCCCGGGCGCAATTCTGCTCCATACTGCTAATGACGGAACCCACTCGAAGCAGGGCGGCCGAGCGATTGGACTCCGATTGGGTTTCCTGGTAGGATCGAGAGAGAAAGACCACCAGATCTATGAGTTTACCGAGCAAGGCGGATTCGTATCCGTCTCTTCGGTGTTCCACTTCCCCAACCATTTCTAGGGCGATTCGCTCAGCCCGAGAAAGGGATAGTCGCTCAAGGTGCAGTCGGCTAGAGAAACGGTGTTGCTTCCTGAATACGGGCTCCAAAAGAAAGAGGGCGCAGTATCCCGGAATCTTAAGGAGGCGATTCTCTGGCAGCTCGATCTGCTCGGGATCGTACATGACATTGATCATTTCGAGTCGATCCCGATTGTGGAAGTAGTGGTCCTGCATTCCCTGAAGTAAAAAGACATCGCCAGCGACGACGGGGAACTCATCACCATTGAGCCAGTGCTGAGCGGTTCCGCCCACAATGAGGACGAGCTCACAAAAGTCGTGGGCATGCTTAACCTCAGTCAGATCGTGCTCGTGTGAGGGTTCTTTCGAGGAGGAAGTGATGACTTGCCTGGCCGTAATGGGGTAGGCCGCGTCTTCAAAGTAGTTTCTTCCTTCGGCTAGGATTCCGGTCATTCGATGTTCCTTTGAAATACGATCGTGCTAGTTTTTGTGGAATGGAGAATGGACGCTATGCTTTAAGTCGTCTCGAGCATATGAAATAAGTTATATGCATCGTCAAACAACAATGGGCATATTATGCTATAATTTGAGAAAATGGTTAAGGTTATATGGAATCGAATCCTGTCATAATTAAACCACAGAGAAAACTGCGAAATTCTTTTCGCTTCCTCGAAGCGGTCGGTCTGTTTTGATGGCTGTCCACTTCTATTAAACCACTATCACTGAGATCAAATGAGCATCATCAAAGGAGACAGAGAGTACTTTCAAGGAATTGGAAAGATCGCCTACGAAGGGCGCGATAGCGACAACCCGCTAGCGTTTAAATGGTACAACCCGGATCAGGAAATTGGCGGAAAATCCATGAAAGAACTATTCCGTTTCGCGATCGCCTATTGGCATACCTTCTGCGGAACGGGAGGCGACCCCTTTGGCCCGGGTACGAAAGCATTCCCTTGGGCAGACGGAGCAGATGCCGTGTTGCGAGCTAAGCACAAGATGGATGCCGCATTCGAATTCATAACAAAAATGGGGGTGCCTTATTATTGCTTCCACGACTTCGACTTAGTTGAAGAGGGAGAGAGTTTCAAAGAGTCTGAAGCAAACCTGAGCGCGATTGTGGACTACGCCAAAGAGAAGCAAGCGGCTTCGGGCGTAAAGCTGCTTTGGGGAACGGCTAATCTTTTCAGTAACCCGCGTTACATGAATGGGGCGGCTACCAATCCAGATTTTAGCACGGTGGCCTATGCCGGTGCACAGTTGAAGAACGCGATAGACGCGACCATTGCCTTGGGAGGTGAGAACTATGTTTTCTGGGGTGGGCGCGAAGGTTATATGTCCCTGCTGAATACGGACACCAAGCGCGAAAAAGCTCATCTGGCTCGTATGCTTACAATGGCTCGGGACTATGCTCGTGGGCAGGGATTCAAGGGTCAGTTCTTTATTGAGCCGAAACCGGCGGAGCCCTCCAAGCATCAGTACGATTTCGATGTTGAAACGGTGATTGGCTTTTTGCGCGAGCACGACCTCTTGCAGGATTTTTCTCTCAATGTAGAAGTGAATCACGCCACGTTAGCAGGGCATACTTTCGATCATGAGTTGCGTATGGCTGCCGATGCTGGACTGCTTGGCAGTATGGATGCGAATCGTGGAGATTATCAAAATGGTTGGGATACCGACCAATTTCCCATGAATTTGAACGAGCTGACCGAAGCGATGCTGGTTGTCCTCAATGCGGGCGGTTTCAAAGGCGGCGGCGTGAATTTCGACGCGAAGACTCGCCGTAACTCGACGGATCTGGAAGATATCTTCATCGCCCACATTGCGGGCATGGATGCCTTTGCTCGAGCGGCTTTGGTTGCTGACAAGATTCTCAGCAAGTCAACGTTGCCCGTCTTGAAGCAAGAGCGCTATGGTAGCTTCGACGGCGGAGATGGGGCTCGCTTCGAAAAGGGTGAACTTTCTCTCGAAGACGTCTACGCGATCGGAAGTGCGGGCGGCGAGCCGAAGCAAATAAGTGGCAAACAAGAGTACTACGAGCAAATCGTGAACGATTTTATCTAAATTCTATATACAGGCAATGACCGTTACGGTTTCCTGGACTGCTCCGTCTTCCTCGTGAGACGGGCCTTTTTATGTCGTTCGCACTGGCTTGGGGAGGATTAAGGGGAAAAGTTTTTGAGTCCGTGAACATAGGTTATGAACTTTTGCAGATAGACGTTCATGCGTAAAAGTGTAGCCACAGTTTGCTGGGGGAAACGTGATTGTTGAGGTATTTCTTGAGCACTCGCATGCCTTAAATAGTTTTCTTAGAAGATAATAATTATGAATTTTATGATTGCATAAGAAAATAATTGAGGGCAAACGGTCTCCTATGTCTAGCATCCTTTTGGAAGAGCCCAGTGCATTGCCGATGTTTGATTTCTCTGTTTTGAGAGAGATCCGCAAGCGGGCGGAGATGACATTGAATGACCTTTCCCAAGCTAGCGGGGTGTCAATCGCAGTTATCTCTAAGCTCGAAAGAAACCAGTCTCAAGCAGAGGTGGAGACGCTTTACAAAATAGGACGAGTGTTTGGAATGCGGGCCACCGACTTGATGACCTTGGCCGAAGCGCCTCTTTCCAATCGAAAAGAGTCTGAAATCTACTCGTCTGAAGGATTCACATTCGAGGCAGTACGGTATGCGAATGCAAACTGCTTGCTTGGAGAAGCGAAGAGTGGAGCGAGTATTTCCAAGCCTGAGATCCACCACGACGACCATGAAATTTGCTGGGTCTTGAAAGGGGTGCTGCGCGTCACGCTTCCCCAGGAAACCCAAGTCTTGTCGAAAGGGCAGAGTATCCAGTTCGATGCGATTCAAGAGCACGGCTATGAGGTGCTCGAAGACTGCCAGTTCATGATCGTGCACATCAGAAAAGATAAACGCTATTAGAATTTAGTATGAAAATTGACACTACGATTACACCCAAATCATTGAAAGGGCAGCTGGACCAGTTCTGGGAGTTGTCAGGACAGAAGATCGATCTCATCGAAAGCGAGTACGACATGTCGAACGGCTCA
Coding sequences within it:
- a CDS encoding IclR family transcriptional regulator, producing the protein MSMETKGLATSLFKALDTLNLLSGCSDGALIGEVVSEMGLPRSSLIRILDSLMHYGLVERNLERRYRVTSKFRDWRSEDRDEKLVSKYRPLLRKIADEVGEMAVLGRLQGRRIFHLHYEEPDCRVRVVPPVGRAFAIEKMAMGKLALSQRPDLIPEGGSNELRKEIARAGKDGFSWNRSESEEGIIAWGAWLEDPSPLSPMIAVTWPSFRYSDKGLAQVERLLATSL
- a CDS encoding helix-turn-helix domain-containing protein, giving the protein MTGILAEGRNYFEDAAYPITARQVITSSSKEPSHEHDLTEVKHAHDFCELVLIVGGTAQHWLNGDEFPVVAGDVFLLQGMQDHYFHNRDRLEMINVMYDPEQIELPENRLLKIPGYCALFLLEPVFRKQHRFSSRLHLERLSLSRAERIALEMVGEVEHRRDGYESALLGKLIDLVVFLSRSYQETQSESNRSAALLRVGSVISSMEQNCARDWKLDDFIEMSRLSRSHFMRTFTKATGLPPFEYLIQLRLQNAMRLLRNSRLTVSQIAFEVGFNDSNYFTRQFSKRKGASPLAYRKSFGSDL
- the xylA gene encoding xylose isomerase, whose product is MSIIKGDREYFQGIGKIAYEGRDSDNPLAFKWYNPDQEIGGKSMKELFRFAIAYWHTFCGTGGDPFGPGTKAFPWADGADAVLRAKHKMDAAFEFITKMGVPYYCFHDFDLVEEGESFKESEANLSAIVDYAKEKQAASGVKLLWGTANLFSNPRYMNGAATNPDFSTVAYAGAQLKNAIDATIALGGENYVFWGGREGYMSLLNTDTKREKAHLARMLTMARDYARGQGFKGQFFIEPKPAEPSKHQYDFDVETVIGFLREHDLLQDFSLNVEVNHATLAGHTFDHELRMAADAGLLGSMDANRGDYQNGWDTDQFPMNLNELTEAMLVVLNAGGFKGGGVNFDAKTRRNSTDLEDIFIAHIAGMDAFARAALVADKILSKSTLPVLKQERYGSFDGGDGARFEKGELSLEDVYAIGSAGGEPKQISGKQEYYEQIVNDFI
- a CDS encoding helix-turn-helix domain-containing protein, producing the protein MSSILLEEPSALPMFDFSVLREIRKRAEMTLNDLSQASGVSIAVISKLERNQSQAEVETLYKIGRVFGMRATDLMTLAEAPLSNRKESEIYSSEGFTFEAVRYANANCLLGEAKSGASISKPEIHHDDHEICWVLKGVLRVTLPQETQVLSKGQSIQFDAIQEHGYEVLEDCQFMIVHIRKDKRY